A genomic window from Salvia splendens isolate huo1 chromosome 11, SspV2, whole genome shotgun sequence includes:
- the LOC121755835 gene encoding uncharacterized protein LOC121755835 — MSDTKSSSLMEAKPVHPLHQIAANPTHKLLLKQWLKEEELILNRLSLKETQIDSTRKEITHLYCLFFLFHSTALLLLFSASAPAQPHLCPRSWLPSLCSLLFSLGFIWAIRYKTDAESHLEKMLTREKEDSALLAKCVEELKRKGAEFDLLTEVDALRRAKSLRLESKPIPKWSARDFVTLFFFAVSCCVVLLNRLILCT, encoded by the coding sequence ATGAGCGACACAAAGTCATCATCTCTAATGGAGGCAAAGCCGGTGCACCCCCTCCACCAGATCGCTGCAAACCCAACCCACAAACTCCTCCTCAAGCAGTGGCTCAAAGAGGAGGAGCTCATCCTCAACCGCCTCTCCCTCAAGGAGACCCAGATCGACTCCACCCGCAAAGAGATCACCCACCTCTACtgcctcttcttcctcttccactccaccgccctcctcctcctcttctctgCCTCCGCCCCCGCCCAACCCCACCTCTGTCCTCGCTCCTGGCTCCCCTCCCTCTGCTCTCTCCTCTTCTCTCTCGGCTTCATCTGGGCCATCCGGTACAAGACCGACGCTGAGTCCCATCTCGAGAAGATGCTGACCCGGGAGAAGGAGGACTCTGCCCTGCTGGCTAAGTGCGTCGAGGAGCTCAAGAGGAAGGGCGCCGAGTTCGACCTGCTCACCGAGGTCGACGCCCTGCGCCGCGCCAAGAGCTTGCGCCTCGAGTCCAAGCCCATCCCCAAGTGGTCCGCCCGGGACTTCGTTACCCTGTTTTTCTTTGCGGTGTCTTGCTGTGTTGTGCTGTTGAACAGGCTCATCTTGTGCACTTAG